One Kineococcus aurantiacus genomic window carries:
- a CDS encoding PH domain-containing protein: MAGVDPAAHGPLEEPFAPSDVAWQRIDPAWATAQRLVGGIVFGLVAVVLVVLAVLLTPWVWLGFAVAVPLWWWDFRWAARQVRAWGYAERDDDLLVVKGILFRSLVVVPYGRLQYVDVEAGPVDRRFGLAKVQLHTASSDTDAAIPGLRPQEAARLRDRLAARGEARLAGL, translated from the coding sequence ATGGCCGGCGTCGACCCCGCAGCTCACGGGCCCCTCGAGGAGCCCTTCGCACCCTCCGACGTCGCCTGGCAGCGCATCGACCCGGCGTGGGCGACGGCGCAGCGCCTCGTCGGCGGCATCGTCTTCGGTCTCGTCGCGGTCGTGCTGGTGGTGCTGGCGGTGCTGCTGACCCCGTGGGTCTGGCTGGGGTTCGCCGTCGCGGTGCCGTTGTGGTGGTGGGACTTCCGGTGGGCGGCGCGGCAGGTGCGGGCGTGGGGGTACGCCGAGCGCGACGACGACCTCCTCGTGGTGAAGGGGATCCTGTTCCGCTCCCTGGTCGTGGTGCCCTACGGGCGGTTGCAGTACGTCGACGTCGAGGCCGGCCCGGTGGACCGCCGGTTCGGGCTGGCGAAGGTGCAGCTGCACACGGCCAGCTCGGACACCGACGCGGCGATCCCGGGGCTGCGGCCGCAGGAGGCGGCGCGGCTGCGGGACCGGCTCGCCGCGCGCGGTGAGGCCCGGCTGGCGGGGCTGTGA
- a CDS encoding ABC transporter ATP-binding protein, giving the protein MITDPQELDTGVDEVIRFEGVVKRYGRRQAPAVTDLTFSVRRGELVALVGPSGCGKSTILRMVNRLVEPTAGRVVVDGRDTGHVDVVTLRRGIGYVIQAAGLMPHRTVRHNVGTVPRLLGWDRDVTARRVDELLDLVGLDPATYGDRYPAQLSGGQQQRVGVARALAADPPVLLMDEPFGAVDPVVRDRLQTEFRRIQTDLRKTVLFVTHDLDEAVRIADRVAVFSSGGVLEQLADPQTLLSAPANDTVVAFTGSDRGLRRLAVTPLRAEDLDKPLVVAPEDGAAYAATALDVDRGQFAVVVSRGEVVGWVPRGALREAARSGPRDARVRDVLRPFRATATTRQDLRAAFSALLAQDAPLLPVLDDGGYAGALTPDVVLRALRRETTGP; this is encoded by the coding sequence GTGATCACCGACCCGCAGGAGCTGGACACCGGCGTCGACGAGGTCATCCGCTTCGAGGGCGTCGTCAAGCGCTACGGGCGGCGGCAGGCCCCCGCCGTGACCGACCTGACGTTCTCGGTCCGCCGCGGGGAGCTCGTCGCCCTCGTGGGGCCCTCGGGCTGCGGGAAGTCGACGATCCTGCGGATGGTCAACCGGCTCGTCGAGCCCACCGCCGGCCGCGTCGTCGTCGACGGCCGCGACACCGGCCACGTCGACGTCGTCACCCTGCGCCGCGGCATCGGCTACGTCATCCAGGCGGCGGGGCTCATGCCGCACCGCACGGTCCGGCACAACGTCGGCACCGTGCCGCGGTTGCTCGGCTGGGACCGCGACGTCACGGCCCGCCGCGTCGACGAGCTGCTCGACCTCGTCGGCCTGGACCCCGCCACCTACGGCGACCGCTACCCCGCCCAGCTGTCCGGGGGCCAGCAGCAGCGCGTCGGCGTGGCCCGCGCGCTGGCCGCCGACCCGCCCGTGCTGCTCATGGACGAGCCGTTCGGCGCCGTCGACCCCGTCGTCCGGGACCGGCTGCAGACGGAGTTCCGGCGCATCCAGACCGACCTGCGCAAGACCGTGCTGTTCGTCACCCACGACCTCGACGAGGCCGTCCGGATCGCCGACCGCGTCGCCGTGTTCTCCAGCGGCGGGGTGCTGGAGCAGCTCGCCGACCCGCAGACGCTGCTGTCCGCGCCCGCGAACGACACCGTCGTCGCGTTCACCGGTTCCGACCGGGGGCTGCGGCGGCTGGCCGTCACGCCGCTGCGCGCCGAGGACCTCGACAAACCCCTCGTGGTGGCCCCCGAGGACGGCGCCGCCTACGCCGCCACGGCCCTCGACGTCGACCGCGGCCAGTTCGCGGTCGTCGTCTCCCGCGGGGAGGTCGTGGGCTGGGTGCCGCGCGGGGCGCTGCGGGAGGCGGCCCGCTCCGGTCCCCGCGACGCGCGGGTGCGCGACGTCCTGCGCCCGTTCCGGGCCACCGCCACGACCCGCCAGGACCTGCGCGCCGCCTTCTCGGCGCTGCTGGCCCAGGACGCGCCGCTGCTGCCGGTCCTGGACGACGGCGGGTACGCCGGGGCCCTGACGCCCGACGTGGTGCTGCGGGCCCTGCGGCGGGAGACCACCGGGCCCTGA
- a CDS encoding glycosyltransferase, which yields MRILIGADTYAPDVNGASTFAQRLAAGLTARHEVHVVAPARGLRATTRRVPPGVTEHRLPALPVVAGGTGLRFCPPVGLVRAATRVLREVRPDVVHVQSHFLVGRALVTAANRLRIPVVATNHFMPENLTHHVPLGAGAQRRLHAWAWADAAAVFTRADVVTAPTPYAAALAERAGIPGPVLPISCGMDLGRFAPDPGGELRRGFRAKHAVPDRPTIGYVGRLAPEKNVGELVEALALVHRLRPDLDAQLLLVGDGAQRPALLERAAALGVADRVVSTGFVPDEDLPAAYLACDVFANAGTAELQSLVVLEAMACGLPVLGVDACALPHLVRDGDNGFLFPHARPSALAARLALLLADPGLRSRMGARSHEIAAEHDERHTLARFEELYALRTRSLPTAPAALTAGAL from the coding sequence ATGCGGATCCTCATCGGAGCAGACACCTACGCCCCCGACGTCAACGGCGCCTCGACGTTCGCCCAGCGCCTCGCCGCCGGGCTGACCGCCCGCCACGAGGTGCACGTCGTGGCCCCCGCCCGCGGCCTGCGCGCGACCACCCGGCGGGTCCCCCCCGGCGTCACCGAGCACCGGCTGCCCGCCCTCCCCGTCGTCGCCGGCGGGACCGGGCTGCGGTTCTGCCCGCCCGTCGGGCTCGTGCGGGCCGCGACGCGCGTGCTGCGCGAGGTCCGTCCCGACGTCGTGCACGTGCAGAGCCACTTCCTCGTCGGGCGCGCCCTGGTGACCGCGGCGAACCGGCTGCGCATCCCCGTCGTCGCCACCAACCACTTCATGCCCGAGAACCTCACCCACCACGTGCCGCTGGGCGCGGGGGCGCAGCGGCGGCTGCACGCGTGGGCCTGGGCCGACGCGGCCGCGGTGTTCACCCGCGCCGACGTCGTCACCGCCCCCACCCCCTACGCGGCGGCCCTCGCCGAACGCGCCGGGATCCCCGGCCCCGTCCTGCCGATCTCCTGCGGCATGGACCTGGGCCGGTTCGCCCCCGACCCCGGCGGGGAGCTGCGCCGGGGTTTCCGCGCGAAGCACGCCGTCCCCGACCGCCCCACCATCGGGTACGTCGGCCGCCTGGCGCCGGAGAAGAACGTCGGCGAACTCGTCGAGGCCCTCGCCCTGGTCCACCGCCTGCGACCCGACCTCGACGCGCAGCTGCTGCTCGTCGGCGACGGCGCGCAGCGACCGGCCCTGCTGGAGCGGGCCGCCGCCCTCGGCGTCGCCGACCGCGTCGTGTCCACCGGTTTCGTCCCCGACGAGGACCTGCCCGCCGCGTACCTGGCGTGCGACGTGTTCGCCAACGCCGGGACCGCGGAACTGCAGTCGCTCGTCGTGCTGGAGGCCATGGCCTGCGGTCTGCCGGTGCTCGGCGTCGACGCCTGTGCCCTGCCGCACCTGGTGCGCGACGGCGACAACGGGTTCCTCTTCCCGCACGCCCGGCCGTCGGCGCTCGCGGCCCGGCTGGCCCTCCTGCTGGCCGACCCCGGCCTGCGGTCGCGGATGGGCGCGCGCAGCCACGAGATCGCCGCCGAGCACGACGAGCGGCACACCCTCGCCCGGTTCGAGGAGCTGTACGCGCTGCGCACCCGGTCCCTGCCCACCGCTCCCGCCGCCCTGACCGCCGGAGCGCTGTAG
- a CDS encoding endonuclease/exonuclease/phosphatase family protein has product MPPTPSRRPGWRRVPRDLTVGYGVLATAALVVVLVVSDGHTVSYVLGLFAVWWLAPALVLVPFTTAFRSRAAFAAVLVPAVAAGALLGPYALNRLTPVRTAADLRVATFNTSTWKGASGLTDLVQQHDPDVLALQEIAPAQRTGYDRWFAARYPYRSYTTTSSQGDGDAVWSKHPITSVRAVTGLPDGARPADVVTLDVEGRPLAVLSVHLASPCLLCSPRAAASSPAGTTGHAARVRVGEAQRFSALASQLRAAGDAVVVAGDLNSAELNEPLRELRSNGLVDTHLAVGTRPGLTRGSSPGFARVDVVLVAGLDPVATLEGAPGDSTHSPVVADLAWPG; this is encoded by the coding sequence GTGCCCCCGACGCCGAGCCGGCGCCCGGGGTGGCGCCGCGTCCCCCGCGACCTCACCGTCGGGTACGGCGTCCTGGCCACCGCGGCCCTCGTCGTCGTCCTGGTCGTCTCCGACGGCCACACCGTCAGCTACGTGCTCGGGTTGTTCGCCGTGTGGTGGCTGGCCCCGGCCCTCGTCCTCGTGCCGTTCACCACGGCGTTCCGCTCCCGCGCGGCGTTCGCCGCGGTCCTCGTCCCCGCCGTCGCGGCGGGCGCGCTGCTGGGCCCCTACGCCCTGAACCGGCTCACCCCCGTCCGCACGGCCGCGGACCTGCGGGTCGCCACGTTCAACACCTCCACCTGGAAGGGCGCCTCCGGGCTGACCGACCTCGTGCAGCAGCACGACCCCGACGTGCTGGCGCTGCAGGAGATCGCGCCCGCCCAGCGCACCGGGTACGACCGGTGGTTCGCGGCCCGGTACCCGTACCGCAGCTACACGACCACCAGCAGCCAGGGCGACGGGGACGCCGTCTGGTCGAAGCACCCCATCACCTCCGTGCGGGCCGTGACGGGGCTGCCCGACGGGGCCCGCCCCGCCGACGTCGTGACCCTCGACGTCGAGGGCCGCCCGCTGGCCGTCCTGTCCGTCCACCTCGCCTCCCCGTGCCTGCTGTGCTCACCGCGGGCCGCCGCGAGCAGCCCCGCCGGCACGACGGGCCACGCCGCCCGCGTCCGCGTCGGGGAGGCGCAGCGGTTCTCGGCGCTGGCCTCGCAGCTGCGCGCGGCCGGGGACGCCGTCGTCGTCGCCGGGGACCTGAACTCCGCCGAGCTCAACGAGCCGCTGCGGGAACTGCGCTCGAACGGCCTCGTCGACACCCACCTGGCCGTCGGGACGAGACCGGGCCTCACCCGGGGTTCCTCCCCGGGGTTCGCGCGCGTCGACGTCGTCCTCGTGGCCGGTCTGGACCCCGTCGCCACGCTCGAGGGCGCCCCGGGCGACAGCACCCACTCCCCCGTCGTCGCCGACCTCGCTTGGCCGGGCTGA
- a CDS encoding aminotransferase class I/II-fold pyridoxal phosphate-dependent enzyme, whose product MKLSTRAATTEPFHALAFGARAAALEAAGHHVVKLSIGEPDFGAPPDVREAMRAVVDGRPLPYTPALGLPELRAAIAADYRTRHGVDVDPARVLITAGASAALLLVLAATVDPGDDVLLADPSYPCNRQLVSTFGGRAVTLPTTAATRYQLSADLLRAAWTDRTSVVMVASPSNPTGTSVPFAELAAVCAQARDRGAWRVVDEIYLDLADPAPDGSPARTVLAADPDAVVVGSFSKFFGMTGWRLGWAVLPPDLVAPVERLAQNYFIAASTPVQHAALACFTPASLAVCEERRVEFTHRRRLVLDGLAALGLPVPVVPDGAFYVYFDVASTGLDAWEFCARALAEHHVALTPGRDFSATTAATHVRLSYAASRAELTEGLRRVGEFLKTVPAAPARASATPR is encoded by the coding sequence GTGAAGCTGTCCACCCGGGCCGCGACGACCGAGCCGTTCCACGCCCTCGCCTTCGGGGCGCGGGCCGCGGCGCTGGAGGCCGCCGGCCACCACGTCGTGAAGCTGTCCATCGGCGAACCGGACTTCGGCGCCCCGCCGGACGTGCGGGAGGCCATGCGCGCCGTCGTGGACGGCCGTCCGCTGCCGTACACCCCGGCGCTGGGCCTGCCGGAGCTGCGCGCGGCCATCGCCGCGGACTACCGCACCCGCCACGGCGTCGACGTCGACCCGGCCCGCGTGCTCATCACCGCGGGGGCCTCCGCGGCGCTGCTGCTGGTGCTGGCCGCCACGGTCGACCCCGGCGACGACGTCCTCCTGGCCGACCCGTCGTACCCGTGCAACCGGCAGCTCGTCTCGACGTTCGGCGGCCGGGCGGTGACGCTGCCGACGACGGCGGCCACGCGGTACCAGCTGAGCGCGGACCTGCTGCGCGCGGCGTGGACGGACCGGACGAGCGTCGTCATGGTGGCCTCCCCGTCGAACCCGACGGGGACATCGGTGCCGTTCGCCGAACTGGCCGCGGTGTGCGCGCAGGCCCGCGACCGCGGGGCCTGGCGCGTCGTCGACGAGATCTACCTGGACCTGGCCGACCCGGCCCCCGACGGCAGCCCGGCGCGCACGGTCCTGGCGGCCGACCCGGACGCGGTCGTCGTCGGCAGCTTCTCGAAGTTCTTCGGCATGACGGGCTGGCGGCTGGGCTGGGCGGTGCTGCCGCCGGACCTGGTGGCGCCCGTGGAACGGCTGGCGCAGAACTACTTCATCGCCGCCTCCACCCCCGTGCAGCACGCAGCGCTGGCGTGCTTCACCCCCGCGTCGCTGGCGGTGTGCGAGGAACGCCGGGTCGAGTTCACGCACCGCCGCCGCCTCGTCCTCGACGGGCTGGCCGCGCTCGGCCTTCCCGTCCCGGTGGTTCCCGACGGCGCGTTCTACGTGTACTTCGACGTGGCCTCCACGGGCCTGGACGCGTGGGAGTTCTGCGCCCGCGCGCTGGCCGAGCACCACGTCGCGCTCACCCCGGGCCGGGACTTCTCGGCGACGACCGCCGCGACGCACGTCCGGTTGTCGTACGCCGCCTCGCGGGCGGAGCTGACGGAGGGGCTGCGCCGGGTCGGGGAGTTCCTCAAGACGGTTCCCGCCGCACCGGCACGTGCGAGCGCGACGCCGCGGTGA
- a CDS encoding DUF3180 family protein, whose amino-acid sequence MRPSRPGLLVGLGVLAAVLAWSGLRIWVSGGHSEPDLMWRTTLTIGLLAVAVFGVGWPVKQWVDGDKSRRIDALRAARTAALAKAASVAGSMLVGVFAGWGVHYVPTLHIAARRSEGVVAAADVVVSVLLLVAGLLVERWCRVPADEDDDRGAPA is encoded by the coding sequence GTGAGGCCGTCGCGGCCCGGGCTGCTCGTGGGCCTGGGGGTCCTCGCCGCCGTCCTGGCCTGGTCGGGGCTGCGGATCTGGGTGTCCGGCGGGCACTCCGAACCCGACCTGATGTGGCGCACGACGCTGACCATCGGCCTGCTCGCCGTCGCGGTCTTCGGCGTCGGCTGGCCCGTCAAGCAGTGGGTCGACGGCGACAAGTCCCGGCGCATCGACGCCCTGCGCGCGGCCCGCACCGCCGCGCTGGCCAAGGCGGCCTCGGTCGCCGGGTCGATGCTCGTGGGGGTCTTCGCCGGCTGGGGCGTGCACTACGTCCCGACGCTGCACATCGCCGCGCGGCGCAGCGAGGGGGTCGTCGCGGCGGCCGACGTCGTCGTCTCGGTGCTGCTGCTGGTGGCGGGCCTGCTCGTGGAGCGCTGGTGCCGCGTCCCGGCCGACGAGGACGACGACCGGGGGGCGCCCGCGTGA
- the folK gene encoding 2-amino-4-hydroxy-6-hydroxymethyldihydropteridine diphosphokinase gives MHAVLALGANVGHRAATLRAAVDALTATDGITVDAVSTFVESAPVGAVPDQPDFLNAVALVTTTLGPHELLAAAHAVEAALGLDRSTKVPDGPRPIDVDVVAYGDVELDEDGLVLPHPRAHERAFVLGPWLELDPHARLPQGPVADLLARVAP, from the coding sequence GTGCACGCCGTGCTCGCCCTGGGGGCCAACGTCGGCCACCGCGCCGCGACCCTGCGCGCCGCCGTCGACGCGCTCACCGCCACCGACGGCATCACCGTCGACGCGGTCTCGACGTTCGTGGAGTCCGCGCCCGTCGGGGCCGTGCCCGACCAGCCGGACTTCCTCAACGCCGTCGCGCTGGTCACCACGACCCTCGGCCCGCACGAGCTGCTGGCCGCCGCCCACGCCGTCGAGGCCGCGCTGGGGCTGGACCGGTCGACGAAGGTGCCCGACGGCCCGCGCCCGATCGACGTCGACGTCGTCGCGTACGGCGACGTCGAGCTCGACGAGGACGGCCTGGTCCTGCCGCACCCCCGCGCCCACGAGCGCGCCTTCGTCCTGGGGCCCTGGCTGGAGCTGGACCCGCACGCGCGGCTGCCGCAGGGCCCGGTCGCGGACCTGCTCGCCCGGGTCGCGCCGTGA
- the folB gene encoding dihydroneopterin aldolase produces the protein MSSLEAAGPVLDAEGRVLDRIVLRGLTGRGHHGVLGFEREQGQPFGLDVALHLDTREAAAGDDLTATVNYGTLAVELVAVLTGDPVDLLETLAQRAADVCLAASPRVRAVDVVVHKPHAPVPTPFDDVELAIRRTR, from the coding sequence GTGAGCTCCCTGGAGGCCGCGGGCCCCGTCCTGGACGCCGAGGGCCGCGTCCTGGACCGCATCGTCCTGCGCGGGCTGACCGGCCGCGGCCACCACGGCGTCCTGGGCTTCGAACGCGAGCAGGGCCAGCCCTTCGGCCTGGACGTCGCGCTGCACCTGGACACCCGCGAGGCCGCCGCGGGGGACGACCTGACCGCCACCGTGAACTACGGCACCCTCGCCGTGGAGCTCGTCGCGGTCCTCACCGGCGACCCCGTCGACCTGCTGGAGACGCTCGCCCAGCGGGCCGCCGACGTCTGCCTCGCCGCCTCGCCGCGGGTGCGGGCCGTCGACGTCGTCGTCCACAAACCGCACGCCCCCGTCCCCACGCCGTTCGACGACGTGGAACTGGCGATCCGGAGGACCCGCTAG
- the folP gene encoding dihydropteroate synthase — MNPLLAPGPTRVVGVLNVTPDSFSDGGRHTADPVARGVALHAAGADLVDVGGESTRPGATRVGAAEELRRVLPVVEGLVAAGVPVSVDTMRAATARAVVAAGAAVVNDVSGGLADPGTAAAVAELDCVYVLSHWRGFSDVMGSLAVYADPVAEVRAELADRLAAVTAAGVARERIVLDPGLGFAKTAEHDWALLAGLDELAALGLPLLVGASRKRFLGALLAAGGDVPPPAERDAATAAVSALAAAQGVWGVRVHDVPSTVAAVKVAAAWTAARRGVPA; from the coding sequence GTGAACCCGCTGCTGGCGCCGGGCCCGACGCGGGTCGTGGGCGTCCTGAACGTCACCCCCGACTCCTTCTCCGACGGCGGCCGGCACACCGCCGACCCCGTCGCGCGGGGGGTCGCGCTGCACGCCGCGGGCGCCGACCTCGTCGACGTCGGCGGGGAGTCGACCCGGCCCGGCGCCACGCGCGTGGGGGCCGCCGAGGAGCTGCGGCGCGTCCTGCCCGTCGTGGAGGGGCTGGTCGCCGCGGGGGTGCCCGTGAGCGTCGACACGATGCGCGCCGCGACGGCCCGCGCGGTCGTCGCCGCGGGCGCGGCCGTCGTCAACGACGTCTCCGGCGGCCTGGCCGACCCGGGCACCGCGGCCGCGGTCGCCGAGCTGGACTGCGTGTACGTGCTGAGCCACTGGCGCGGGTTCTCCGACGTGATGGGCTCGCTCGCCGTGTACGCCGACCCGGTCGCCGAGGTCCGCGCCGAGCTGGCCGACCGCCTCGCCGCCGTGACCGCCGCGGGGGTCGCCCGTGAGCGCATCGTGCTGGACCCCGGCCTGGGGTTCGCCAAGACCGCCGAGCACGACTGGGCGCTGCTGGCCGGGCTCGACGAGCTCGCCGCGCTCGGGCTGCCGCTGCTCGTGGGCGCCTCCCGCAAGCGCTTCCTCGGGGCGCTGCTGGCCGCCGGCGGGGACGTCCCCCCGCCCGCCGAGCGCGACGCCGCGACGGCGGCCGTGTCCGCGCTGGCCGCGGCGCAGGGGGTGTGGGGCGTGCGGGTGCACGACGTGCCCTCGACCGTCGCGGCCGTCAAGGTCGCCGCGGCGTGGACCGCGGCCCGCCGCGGGGTCCCCGCGTGA
- the folE gene encoding GTP cyclohydrolase I FolE, with amino-acid sequence MSTTGTPATDGRAFDRARAENAVREFLLAIGEDPDREGLRDTPKRVAKAATELFAGLWQDPADVLVTDFGLEHDELVLVKDIEVQSTCEHHLLPFHGVAHVGYIPGEHGRVTGLSKLARLVDVYARRPQLQERLTTQVADALVEHLHPRGVIVVVEAEHSCMTYRGVRKPGAKTVTSAVRGALRNAATRAEAMSLIVAGHR; translated from the coding sequence GTGAGCACGACGGGGACGCCCGCCACGGACGGTCGGGCGTTCGACCGGGCACGGGCTGAGAACGCGGTCCGGGAGTTCCTCCTCGCCATCGGGGAGGACCCGGACCGCGAGGGCCTGCGGGACACCCCGAAGCGGGTGGCCAAGGCCGCCACGGAGCTGTTCGCGGGGCTGTGGCAGGACCCGGCCGACGTCCTGGTCACCGACTTCGGCCTCGAGCACGACGAGCTGGTGCTGGTCAAGGACATCGAGGTCCAGTCCACCTGCGAGCACCACCTGCTGCCCTTCCACGGCGTCGCCCACGTCGGGTACATCCCCGGTGAGCACGGCCGCGTGACGGGCCTGTCGAAGCTGGCCCGGCTCGTCGACGTGTACGCGCGTCGTCCGCAGCTGCAGGAACGGCTCACGACGCAGGTCGCCGACGCGCTCGTGGAGCACCTGCACCCGCGCGGGGTGATCGTCGTGGTGGAGGCCGAGCACTCCTGCATGACGTACCGCGGGGTCCGCAAACCCGGTGCGAAGACCGTCACCTCGGCCGTGCGGGGGGCGCTGCGCAACGCCGCGACCCGCGCCGAGGCCATGAGCCTCATCGTCGCGGGGCACCGGTGA
- the ftsH gene encoding ATP-dependent zinc metalloprotease FtsH: MPNTLKRIVRGPWLWIVVAIAAVAIGASFFASSGTAEVSTTRALQLIGEDKVQSATLTDGNQRIDLKLKSGEDVDGATTVRSYYIAQRGGDVVDALDQNPPPGGVTDEVPTTGVLQSLLFTVGPILLMLVLFWFLISQMQGGGSRVMNFGKSKAKMMTKDTPKTTFADVAGADEAVEELYEIKEFLSDREKFQAVGAKIPKGVLLYGPPGTGKTLLARAVAGEAGVPFYSISGSDFVEMFVGVGASRVRDLFEQAKANSPAIIFVDEIDAVGRHRGAGLGGGHDEREQTLNQLLVEMDGFDVKTNVIMIAATNRPDILDPALLRPGRFDRQIAVEAPDMEGRHKILQVHAKGKPMAPGTDLLSVARRTPGFSGADLANVLNEAALLTARANAKVIDDAAVDEAIDRVMAGPQKRTRRMSEKELKVTAYHEGGHALVAAALPNTDPVTKVTILPRGRALGYTMVLPTEDKYSTSRNEILDQLAYALGGRVAEELVFHDPTTGASNDIEKATGMARKMVTQYGMSERVGAIKLGNGGGEVFLGRDMGHERDYSEGVAGIVDEEVRRLIEAAHDEAWEILVEHRPVLDALVLALLDKETLNQAELAEIFAPVVKRPQRPVWLSSERRHVSDIPPVKGPGENGSLNGHAGGFQTPVTYENGSNEQP, from the coding sequence ATGCCCAACACTCTCAAGCGCATCGTCCGCGGCCCGTGGCTGTGGATCGTCGTGGCCATCGCGGCCGTCGCGATCGGCGCCTCCTTCTTCGCGTCCAGCGGCACCGCCGAGGTCTCCACGACCCGGGCGCTGCAGCTGATCGGCGAGGACAAGGTCCAGAGCGCCACGCTCACCGACGGCAACCAGCGCATCGACCTGAAGCTGAAGTCCGGTGAGGACGTCGACGGCGCGACGACCGTGCGTTCCTACTACATCGCCCAGCGCGGCGGTGACGTCGTCGACGCGCTGGACCAGAACCCGCCGCCCGGTGGCGTGACCGACGAGGTCCCCACCACGGGGGTCCTGCAGTCGCTGCTGTTCACCGTCGGCCCGATCCTGCTGATGCTGGTCCTCTTCTGGTTCCTCATCTCCCAGATGCAGGGCGGCGGCAGCCGGGTCATGAACTTCGGCAAGTCCAAGGCCAAGATGATGACCAAGGACACCCCGAAGACGACGTTCGCGGACGTCGCCGGGGCCGACGAGGCCGTCGAGGAGCTCTACGAGATCAAGGAGTTCCTCTCCGACCGCGAGAAGTTCCAGGCCGTCGGCGCCAAGATCCCCAAGGGCGTCCTGCTCTACGGCCCGCCCGGGACCGGCAAGACGCTGCTGGCGCGCGCCGTGGCCGGTGAGGCCGGGGTGCCGTTCTACTCGATCTCCGGGTCGGACTTCGTGGAGATGTTCGTCGGTGTCGGCGCCTCCCGCGTCCGCGACCTGTTCGAGCAGGCCAAGGCCAACTCGCCCGCGATCATCTTCGTCGACGAGATCGACGCCGTGGGCCGGCACCGCGGTGCGGGGCTGGGCGGCGGTCACGACGAGCGCGAGCAGACCCTGAACCAGCTCCTGGTGGAGATGGACGGGTTCGACGTCAAGACCAACGTCATCATGATCGCGGCGACGAACCGCCCCGACATCCTCGACCCGGCGCTGCTGCGCCCGGGCCGCTTCGACCGCCAGATCGCCGTCGAGGCCCCCGACATGGAGGGCCGGCACAAGATCCTGCAGGTCCACGCCAAGGGCAAGCCGATGGCGCCGGGCACGGACCTGCTGTCGGTGGCGCGCCGCACGCCGGGCTTCTCCGGCGCGGACCTGGCCAACGTGCTCAACGAGGCCGCGCTGCTGACGGCCCGCGCGAACGCGAAGGTCATCGACGACGCGGCCGTGGACGAGGCGATCGACCGCGTCATGGCCGGGCCGCAGAAGCGCACCCGCCGCATGAGCGAGAAGGAGCTGAAGGTCACCGCGTACCACGAGGGTGGTCACGCGCTGGTGGCCGCGGCCCTGCCGAACACCGACCCGGTGACGAAGGTGACGATCCTGCCGCGCGGCCGCGCGCTGGGGTACACGATGGTGCTGCCGACGGAGGACAAGTACTCCACGTCGCGCAACGAGATCCTCGACCAGCTCGCGTACGCCCTCGGCGGCCGCGTCGCCGAGGAGCTCGTCTTCCACGACCCCACCACGGGCGCCTCGAACGACATCGAGAAGGCCACCGGGATGGCCCGCAAGATGGTCACCCAGTACGGCATGAGCGAGCGCGTCGGGGCGATCAAGCTCGGCAACGGCGGCGGCGAGGTCTTCCTGGGCCGTGACATGGGCCACGAGCGGGACTACTCCGAGGGCGTCGCCGGGATCGTCGACGAGGAGGTGCGCCGGCTCATCGAGGCCGCGCACGACGAGGCGTGGGAGATCCTCGTCGAGCACCGCCCTGTCCTGGACGCGCTGGTGCTGGCGCTGCTGGACAAGGAGACGCTGAACCAGGCGGAGCTGGCCGAGATCTTCGCCCCCGTGGTGAAGCGGCCGCAGCGGCCCGTGTGGCTGTCCTCCGAGCGCCGCCACGTCTCCGACATCCCGCCGGTGAAGGGCCCGGGGGAGAACGGTTCCCTCAACGGGCACGCGGGCGGGTTCCAGACGCCCGTCACCTACGAGAACGGGTCGAACGAGCAGCCGTGA
- the hpt gene encoding hypoxanthine phosphoribosyltransferase, translating into MDAATAGTDLEHVLLTREQVATRVAELAAQLDRDYADKDVLLVGVLKGAVMVMADLSRAMSIPLSMDFMAVSSYGSGTKSSGVVRILKDLDTDISGRHVLVVEDIIDSGLTLSWLLANLSSRGPASVQVCALLRKPDAAKVEVDVAYVGYDIPNEFVVGYGLDFADKYRNLDCVATLAPHVYS; encoded by the coding sequence GTGGACGCCGCCACCGCCGGGACCGACCTCGAGCACGTGCTCCTGACCAGGGAGCAGGTCGCGACCCGGGTCGCGGAGCTGGCCGCCCAGCTGGACCGCGACTACGCCGACAAGGACGTCCTGCTCGTCGGCGTCCTCAAGGGCGCCGTCATGGTCATGGCCGACCTGTCGCGGGCCATGAGCATCCCGCTGTCGATGGACTTCATGGCCGTCAGCTCCTACGGCTCGGGCACCAAGAGCTCCGGCGTCGTGCGCATCCTCAAGGACCTCGACACCGACATCTCCGGGCGCCACGTCCTCGTCGTGGAGGACATCATCGACTCCGGCCTGACGCTGTCGTGGCTGCTGGCGAACCTGTCCTCCCGCGGCCCGGCCTCGGTGCAGGTGTGCGCGCTGCTGCGCAAGCCCGACGCGGCCAAGGTCGAGGTCGACGTCGCGTACGTCGGCTACGACATCCCCAACGAGTTCGTCGTCGGGTACGGGCTGGACTTCGCGGACAAGTACCGCAACCTCGACTGCGTCGCGACGCTGGCGCCGCACGTCTACAGCTGA